The segment TCTCGGCGCGGTCCGAGCGGCCGGTGCGAGTGCTCGCCAGCGACAGCGAGTTTCACAGTTTTCGCCGTCAGGCCGCGCGCTGGGTGGAAAGCGGGCGGATCATATTGGACACCGTGGCGCTGGAGCCGTTCGACAGTTTCGACGCGCGTTTCGTGGCCCGGGCGCGCGAGACACAGCCCGATCTGGTGTTCGTCAGCCAGGTTTTCTTCAACAATGGCCATGTCTTCCGCGAGATCGCCGCGCTTGCCGAACTGGCGCGCGCCGAGGGCTGCTGGGTCGTCATCGACGGCTATCACGGCTTCATGGCGATCGAGACCGATCTGTGCGCGGTGGCGGACCGCATCTTCTATCTCGCGGGCGGCTATAAATATGCGATGGCGGGCGAAGGCATGGGGTTCATGCACTGCCCGCCGGGCTTTGGGCCGCGCCCCCAAATCACCGGCTGGTATGCCGCGTTCGACGATCTGGGCGCGGCGCCGGGGACAATCGGCTATGCCCCCGACGCGCGCCGCTTTCTGGGCGCGACCTTCGATCCATCGGCGCTCTACCGATTCCGCGCGGTGCGGGACGTGCTGCGCGCAGAAGCGCTGTCAACGGCGCGGATCGCCGCGCATGTCAACGCGCTGCAACGGCGGCTTGTGGCGGCGCGCGGCGCGACGCCGCTTGGCGCCATGACGCTGCTCAACCCGCCGGGAAAGGATGACAATCACGCCCGCTTCCTCGCCTTTCGCGGACCGCAGGCACAGGCACTAACCGCCGCGATCGACCAGGCCGGGGTGACGGTGGATTGCCGCAGCGATGTGCTGCGCATCGGCATCGGGCTGTATCACGATGCGGCCGATGTCGACGCGCTGGTGGAACGGTCGTCCCGAATCACGGTCTGAGCGCCCCCATTGATTCTTGACTGGCTCTCGGCGCATTGCCGGGCGCCTCCCCTGTCGATAGAGAACATCGTCATATATGGGGCATGGATCGGTTAGGATCGTCCTTGGCAATCGAGCGGAGCGGGATCGCAAACTCCATCAACCCTCATGGTTGGCTTGGACTCAAGATGGTGTATTAATGCCCATAATTCAGCTAAAATTGGGATCATAATTTGGTGAAGAAAACATTGCTTGAGCGAAGCGCCACTGCCTTTGCCCAAGGTGGCACCCTGATATTCCTGCTATGTTGTTTTCTTCTGGGCGGCTCATCACGAGCTGACCAACCAGCACAGATTGGCATCCGAACGATCGCCATTGCGATGATCGCTATCGCCCTGTTTTTTATTAAAAAAAATGAACTTAACAGAGTTCGTACACCCTTACTGTTCCTCGGCGCACTACTCAGTCTTATGCTCCTGCAGATTGTCCCTTTGCCACCGCAAATCTGGCATAACCTGCCCGGCCGAGAGATAGCGGTACAAGGCTCCGCCCTTACCGGATTGATGGACATTTGGCGCCCACTCAGCTTTGAGCCCCACGCCACACTGAATAGTTTGCTTGCCACCCTCCCGGGCTTTGGGGTGATTTTGTTACTCGCGATGATGCGGAGCTACGACCTCTATAAAGTGGTCATCTTGCTGGTACTCCTCATGTTGCTGAGCGGCGCGCTAGGCCTCATCCAGGCTTCCAGTGGACAACTTTACTTTTATGGCGCGGCAAATCGCGGGGGAGCAGTCGGCTTCTTCGCCAACCGCAACCATCAGGCCGCAATGCTCACGTGCCTAATTCCCATGCTGGCGCTCCTTGTACCCTATTTCAGCGATCGGATTCCCATCGGACTACGGGTTGCGATTGCCAGTGTTCTGAGCCTTTTTATCATCCCTCTCGTGCTGGTCACTGGCTCACGCACCGGAATTTTACTGCTCGTTGTAGGGTGCGCAGGAGGCCTCCTGCTGGTTCGGAAATCTGGCATCAACATGCGCGCCGCTTTTGGTCCGCCTAGTTCCTGGCTGCGCAGGCTTATGCGCGCCGCTCCACTTGCCTTAAGCATTGGCCTAGCTGCTCTAGTCGTCACACTCATGGTCTCTGGACGAGCGATCGCAATTAACCGGTTGTTCGATCAAGATGTCGAGGCCGATGATCGTCTACAACTTTTCACCACGATGATCGACATGGCACGGGCGCACTTCCCGTTCGGCACAGGGTTCGGCACCTTCCCGACCATGTTCAAAATTGTCGAGCCGGATTGGTATGTGCGCGCGCCTTACTTCAATCACGCCCACAACGATCTGCTAGAGATCATAATAGAAGGAGGCATCCTGAGCTTAGCTCTGATGCTTGCCTTCATTGCCTGGTGGAGCATTATCTCCCTTCGCCTGTGGCGTAGCGATTCATCCTCAGATCGGAAGATTGCCCTAGGTCGCCTCGGCAGCATTATTACCTTGATATTTACCCTTGCGAGCGTTGTAGACTATCCCTTGCGAACCCCCATCGGCCAGGTACTATTCCTTTTTGCTATGGTCTTGATGGCGCGAGCAACTGAGAAGAGCCCGGACATGAGGTTGCTGGAATCGGACCGAGAATGACGCGCCCGCCCGTAATGCAGCAGCAGATTGCACGGCACCTGCAACGTGCTGAATGAAGACCCCCGGATGATGCTGGGAGGCGTTTCACAGCGAACGCAATTTGATCGTTTTAGTAAATGAACTCTCCTGGCCTCATGGGTATGTCGGTGGACGCGCCCGTGATGATCGGCTAGGGAAAAATGCCCTTTCGACGTCATCGCAAGGGATAGAAGCCAATTGTCAGCCAATAACCCAAGAGGCATCTGGTGCGTTTTGTATGGATCGTGGCCCTAGTAGGCGCACTTTGTGTAAGTGGATGCGGAGGAAAACCGCGCCTTGAGGCCGGACCTGGCCTCGCGGTTGCCGAAACAGGCCAACTCCCGGAGCCTAGACGTGAAGACCTCACGACCGCGGACCGCCCCTATCTCATCGGCCCATTCGACAAGCTGCAAATCAGCGTCTTCGGTGTCGAAGACATGGAGCAGAAGATCCAAGCCGACGCCAGCGGTCGCATCTCTTTTCCGCTGGCAGGCGTGATCGAGGCTGCCGGAAGAACCCCTGGAGAACTCGCAACTGCCATTGCAACCCGCCTCCGCCCCTATGTGCGAGATCCGCAAGTTACGGTTAACTTGGAAGAAACCGTCAGCCAGGTCATCACGGTCGAAGGCGAAGTCAAGACGCCTGGCCAATATCCCGTGGTGGGTCGCATGACCCTGCTGCGCGCTATCGCGCGAGCAGAAGGGACGAGCGAGTTTGCTCGCCTGCGCGAAGTGGTGATTTTCAGGACCGTGGGAAATCAACGCTATGCAGGATTGTATGATCTGAAGGCTATTCGCCAAGGCGCCTATGAAGATCCGGAAGTTTTTGCCAATGATGTGGTAATAGTGGGGACTTCAGAAACGCGCCGCATCTTCAAGGATGTGCTCGCCGTATCGCCGGCGATCCTCGCGCCGCTGATCTACCTGATCCGCTAATATACGAGAAATTAATGGATATCGATTATATAGGCGGTCGCCGACAGGAACAAACTGACGGACACATGAAGGACGCCGGCGGCGGAACTGGCCGTGTCCATCTGCCATTGGCGCTTCAGTACTGGCGCATCATCATGCGTTGGAAATGGGTCGTGGTCGGCATTCTCGCCGGAGCCTTGGCCCTGGGGCTGGTCGCCACTTTGTTCATGACCCCGATGTACACCTCTACTTCCACAGTAGAAATTTCTCGTCAGCGAGATCGGGTAGTCAACGTGCAAAGCGTTGAGCCTGAGGTCAGCGCCGTCGATCTCGAATTCTATCAGACTCAATATTCACTTCTGCAGGCTAGGTCCCTCGCTCAGCGCGTCGTAGCAGACCTACGTTTCGCAGAAACCGACGAATTGTTCGATGCGTTCGGCGTTAATCCCGCCGATGGCATTTCATTCTTCGAAGCAGAGAACCAACGCATTACCGCCGAGCAACGCGCAAAGCGGCTTAAAAAGGCAACGGACATCCTGCTGGACCACATCAGCATAGCGCCCGTACGAAATTCCTCACTCGTTGAGGTTAGCTTCTCGAGCCCAAACGCCGATCTTTCTCGTCGCATCGTAACCGCTTGGACCAAGGGCTTCATCACGTCGAATCTTGATCGAAGGTTCGAGGCCTCCTCTTACGCCCGCAAGTTTCTCGAAGACCGCCTGGAGCAGATCCGGCAGCGCCTTGAGGAATCGGAACGTCGCGTGGTCGCATACGCCTCCCGCGAACGCATCGTCAGCATTCCTGCCGAACAACAAGGCGCAGCCGAACGATCGCTGGTTGGCGATGACCTCGCTCGCCTGAACGCAGAGCTGGTCTCTGCGACTGCTGATCGCGTCCGTGCAGCCAGTCGGTTGAATTCCAACGGCAACACTTCGGTGGAGGCCCTCAACAATCAGACCATCTCCACCTTACGTGCCAAACGCGCCGAAGCAGCTGCTGAATATTCCAAGATGTTGGCTCGTTTTGAACCGGAGTACCCCGCATCAAAGGCGATAGCTTCGCAAATCAAGGATTTGGATAGAAGTATTGCCAATGAAGAGGCGCGGGTCAGAGATGGAATTTCAAAGAATTATCATGACTCAATGAGCCGTGAAAACACCCTGCGCGCTCAACTTGAGACACTCAAGAACGACGCTCTCAATTTGCGCCGACGTAGTATTCAGTATAATATCTACCAGCGCGATGCTGACACCAACCGCCAACTCTACGATGGCCTGCTTCAGCGCTACAAGGAAATCGGTGTTGCCGGCGGTATCGGTAGCAATAATGTGCTTGTGGTTGACGCAGCCAGCCTACCGGATAAGCCATCAAGCCCGCGCTTAGTTCTCAATCTAGCGATCGCGCTCATTTTGGGCCTTATTATCGCCGCCGCAGTGGTCTTCATTCTCG is part of the Sphingomonas sp. C3-2 genome and harbors:
- a CDS encoding O-antigen ligase family protein, with amino-acid sequence MKKTLLERSATAFAQGGTLIFLLCCFLLGGSSRADQPAQIGIRTIAIAMIAIALFFIKKNELNRVRTPLLFLGALLSLMLLQIVPLPPQIWHNLPGREIAVQGSALTGLMDIWRPLSFEPHATLNSLLATLPGFGVILLLAMMRSYDLYKVVILLVLLMLLSGALGLIQASSGQLYFYGAANRGGAVGFFANRNHQAAMLTCLIPMLALLVPYFSDRIPIGLRVAIASVLSLFIIPLVLVTGSRTGILLLVVGCAGGLLLVRKSGINMRAAFGPPSSWLRRLMRAAPLALSIGLAALVVTLMVSGRAIAINRLFDQDVEADDRLQLFTTMIDMARAHFPFGTGFGTFPTMFKIVEPDWYVRAPYFNHAHNDLLEIIIEGGILSLALMLAFIAWWSIISLRLWRSDSSSDRKIALGRLGSIITLIFTLASVVDYPLRTPIGQVLFLFAMVLMARATEKSPDMRLLESDRE
- a CDS encoding aminotransferase class V-fold PLP-dependent enzyme, which encodes MSHKRLFTHALAAQRAAGRLHFAAHSHHLWPDAARAGQIACWEDGAGLADHKWARVMGEVWPAAQAEIAQELRLPDPESIVFATNTHDLLIRLLSARSERPVRVLASDSEFHSFRRQAARWVESGRIILDTVALEPFDSFDARFVARARETQPDLVFVSQVFFNNGHVFREIAALAELARAEGCWVVIDGYHGFMAIETDLCAVADRIFYLAGGYKYAMAGEGMGFMHCPPGFGPRPQITGWYAAFDDLGAAPGTIGYAPDARRFLGATFDPSALYRFRAVRDVLRAEALSTARIAAHVNALQRRLVAARGATPLGAMTLLNPPGKDDNHARFLAFRGPQAQALTAAIDQAGVTVDCRSDVLRIGIGLYHDAADVDALVERSSRITV
- a CDS encoding polysaccharide biosynthesis tyrosine autokinase, producing the protein MDIDYIGGRRQEQTDGHMKDAGGGTGRVHLPLALQYWRIIMRWKWVVVGILAGALALGLVATLFMTPMYTSTSTVEISRQRDRVVNVQSVEPEVSAVDLEFYQTQYSLLQARSLAQRVVADLRFAETDELFDAFGVNPADGISFFEAENQRITAEQRAKRLKKATDILLDHISIAPVRNSSLVEVSFSSPNADLSRRIVTAWTKGFITSNLDRRFEASSYARKFLEDRLEQIRQRLEESERRVVAYASRERIVSIPAEQQGAAERSLVGDDLARLNAELVSATADRVRAASRLNSNGNTSVEALNNQTISTLRAKRAEAAAEYSKMLARFEPEYPASKAIASQIKDLDRSIANEEARVRDGISKNYHDSMSRENTLRAQLETLKNDALNLRRRSIQYNIYQRDADTNRQLYDGLLQRYKEIGVAGGIGSNNVLVVDAASLPDKPSSPRLVLNLAIALILGLIIAAAVVFILEQVDETIKDPLQVEPAFGLPNIGIIPLVEGEPNELLTDRKSALSEAYLSLQTNLRFSTHHGVPRSLAVTSTRPAEGKTTTSWALSQTLARIGKKVVLIDCDMRSPSLHHIMGINNERGVSDYLAGNNEIGHLITSSGITDLDLITAGPHPPSAAELLNGPRLHTLITALLERYDHVIIDSPPVIGLADAPLIGSQVEGVVYVIGANGAVTNVIRSAIARLQSAKANLLGITLTRYKSSHAYYGYDYGYGYGQNAKEVA
- a CDS encoding polysaccharide biosynthesis/export family protein gives rise to the protein MRFVWIVALVGALCVSGCGGKPRLEAGPGLAVAETGQLPEPRREDLTTADRPYLIGPFDKLQISVFGVEDMEQKIQADASGRISFPLAGVIEAAGRTPGELATAIATRLRPYVRDPQVTVNLEETVSQVITVEGEVKTPGQYPVVGRMTLLRAIARAEGTSEFARLREVVIFRTVGNQRYAGLYDLKAIRQGAYEDPEVFANDVVIVGTSETRRIFKDVLAVSPAILAPLIYLIR